One window of the Lepidochelys kempii isolate rLepKem1 chromosome 23, rLepKem1.hap2, whole genome shotgun sequence genome contains the following:
- the LOC140902260 gene encoding uncharacterized protein: MGEKANTCPYCGKGFRRSSHLTRHLGTHSGGEQRSYSCNHRGKGPALAPPPAGERPYTCTHCGKAFGRSAHLARHQETHSGERPYKCTYCGKAFGRNAHLTRHHGTHTGERPYQCGICGRAFTRDAHLTRHQLVHTGEKPFQCGVCGKAFTRSAHLARHQGTHTGEKPFECGVCGKAFTRDAHLARHRATHTGERPYKCADCGKGFGATSHLLRHQRTHQE, from the coding sequence ATGGGTGAGAAGGCCAACACGTGCCCGTACTGTGGCAAGGGCTTCCGGCGCAGCTCCCACCTGACCCGGCATCTGGGCACCCACTCAGGCGGAGAGCAGCGCTCCTATTCCTGCAACCACCGTGGCAAGGGCCCGGCCCTGGCTCCGCCACCAGCGGGCGAGCGCCCCTACACCTGCACCCACTGCGGGAAAGCCTTTGGGCGCAGCGCCCACCTGGCCCGGCACCAGGAGACCCACTCTGGCGAACGCCCCTACAAGTGCACCTACTGCGGGAAAGCTTTCGGGCGCAACGCCCACCTGACCCGGCACCATGGCACCCATACTGGCGAGCGTCCCTACCAGTGCGGCATATGTGGCAGGGCCTTCACCCGCGACGCTCACTTGACCCGGCACCAGCTCGTCCACACCGGCGAGAAGCCATTCCAGTGTGGCGTCTGTGGCAAAGCCTTCACCCGCAGCGCCCACCTGGCCCGGCACCAGGGCACCCACACGGGCGAGAAGCCCTTTGAGTGCGGGGTCTGCGGCAAAGCCTTCACCCGCGACGCCCACTTGGCCCGACACCGGGCCACTCACACCGGCGAGCGCCCCTACAAGTGCGCCGACTGCGGGAAGGGCTTCGGAGCCACCTCCCACCTCCTCCGCCACCAGAGGACCCACCAGGAGTAG